The genomic region GAAAAATGGGAAAATGCGAACAGCGCCCGCCACGGGATGCTCAAGCCCGGCGCCGACCTGCTGGGCGTGACCGTGCCGGTGCTCCGCGCCCGCGGCCTGGAACAGGTCTGGGGCGCGCCGAAGATCCAGCGCGACGGCGAAGGAGGCTACTGCCTGACCTACTCCGATCCCCGGACCCCTTTCACCCGCCTGATCATCCACGGGATGGCGGAGCCGCTGCCGAAGCTCTCTTCCCCGCCGAAGCTGGGCGGCGAGGACATGCGCAACAATAACACCTTGGCCGGCGACCAGCGCGAACGTGAGCAGGAGTGGCGCACGGTCACCGTGCTGGAGGAAAAGGTCCGCTGGTATCAGGAATCCGCCGGCGGCGGGGCGGATGGAGCCTATTTCAGCACGGAAGGCTTCACGCTCAAGGCCCCGGACGGCCGCAAGGGCCACTACCGGCTGGTCGCGGAGAACGGCGGCAACGCCGCGGAAGCGGTCGCCCGCTGGTTCAGCAGCGTGTCCTTTTAAATCCGGGAATCGTCACGGAAGAATGGCTGACACGGTCGGTTCGAGCTGCTAGACGAAGCGTCCGATGTCCGACCAGCCGTCCGCTTTTTCCGGCGCCCGCGCGGCGATCATTGCCGCGTGTTCCGACATGGAGCGCCTGCTGGGCGGGCTGAATGATTCCCACGGCCGGGTGGCAGACGAGATCCACCAGACGCGCAAGGCCGGGAAGAAGCTGCGCGGCGCACTGGTCATGACCGGCGAGCCGAAGCCATGCATCCGCTGGATCGCGGTGATCGGGCGCATGCTCGGGGGTTCGCGTGATGCCACGGTGCGGGTGAAAACCTGGCACGGGCTGGGCATCGCCACCCCTTCGGCGAACTCGGCCGAGGCGGCGGTAGCCGCGTTGTTGGACCTGGAAGCCCAAGCCTCGAACCGCCGACCGCCACAGGCGGTGATCGATTGGTCGCTGGCGGCGCTCGGCCAGGTGAAAGGCCGGCTGGAAGCGCAAACCGATGAGGAAGTCGCCAAAGCCGCGGAACACGGCGCGGCGAAGCTGGAGCGCCAGCTCCGCAAGCGCCTCAAGCACGCGCTTCAGCGGGTGAGCAACGAGGATTTCCACGACTGCCGCAAGGCCGTGAAGGCGTGGCTCGGCGGCATGGCCCTCGCCGCGCCGGGCGTGGAACTGCCCGCCAAGGAGGAGGCCGACAAGCTGGCGAGCAATCTCGGCGACGAGAACGACCTCGAAGTCTTGGCCGACTGGCTGGACGCCCGTGGCTTTTCCCCGAGCATCTGCCCGGCGGCCTGGAAGGTCCTGCGCAAGCGCCAGGAGAAGATCCGGCGGAGGTCGATCTCACTGATCCGCAAGGAATTGCTCCCGGCGCTGAAGCGGGAGGATTGAGAACGATCGGATGTAGCGGAAGCGCTGCGCGCTTCCGGCGGGGGGCGGCCCGCATCACCGGATCGGATTCGTTTTGGATGGACCCGCCGCCCCCAGCCGGAACGACGAAGTCGTTCCGCTACGAAGTCACTTCGCCACCGGGGTCGCCATGGTCTCGACGCGTTGCTTGTAGGCGAGGCCGAAGCGGTCGCGGAAGCACAGGTCATCCCACGAGGCCCGCCGGGTTTTATCGGTGTCCCGGGACAGGGCGAGCCACTCGCGCTCCTTGGCCGGACGCAGGATCTCGCTGCGGCCAACGATCACGCGGACGGATTTCTCCGGCTGCGGGCTGACTTGGAGCGGCAGGATCGCCTCGGTCTTGGCGGCCGGTAGCACCCAGAAGACCCGCAGGCCGTCTTGGGCGAAATAGCTGTTCCACCACGTCTCCACCATCGCCCGCGCCTCGCTTTGGAGCAGGCCGGTCGCAACCAAGCCCGAGACCATGTCGCGGTATACCGGTTCGACAAAGCTCATGGCGGGATTCGGGACCGCTTCCGCGAAGCCGGAGGTGGGGATCTCCGCCGAGGCATCGGCGCGCAGCCCGTCTTTCATGACCTTCCACCGCGTGGTGCCGCCGCTCTTTTCGAAGACGAAGGCGAACGGGATGTCGCCGCCGGTGCGATTGAGCAGGTGGAGGGTATCGTCGCCGCTCACCGTGGTGGTCAGCCCGGGATCGAAGGCTCCGACGCCGCGGTAGAAGAGAAATCCCTCGGTTTCCCCGTCGGCGGTGCGGATGGCATTGGCCTCGGGGATCCGCGGGCGCATCCAGTGAAGGGAGTCGCCCGGCTTGAAAAGGATCGCATCGCGCGATTCCGCTGGCGACAGCACCCGCGCCTGCCACTCGATCGAGCCCTTCCACGGCTTGGAGAAATCGAGCGTCCACTCCTCCAGCGGCCGCGGCTTCTTCGGATCGGCGGGCGGCGGGGGCACCGGCAGGGCTTCCCCGCCCGTGCGGTCGGGATACCACTGGCTGATGGTGCCGCCATTGAAGCCGACTTTCACGGACACGTCGAAGGCCTCGTCGGAGTGGAAGTAGATGACCGGCGTCTCCATTTTCACGGTCACGCCGCGGACCGGGCGATTGATACCCTTCATGAAGCCGAAGATCGGCATTGCCCCGTGACGGCGGGCCACATCGTCGAAACCACGCTCGATATTGCCGTTCTCCATCCCGAAATGAGAGTAGCTGAAGAGCGGCAGCGCCGCTTCCTCGCGCTCCAGCCCGGCGAGCAGCACGCCGTCCGAACCGGCGACGGTGGTGAAGGTGCCCCACTCGTGGAGCGTGTAGGCCGACGCCGCGGTGGCGCTCAGCAGCAAGGCGGTGATCGTTTTCATAACGGTCCACCATCACCATGCAAAGCTGAGGCAAACAAGGCCGCTAGTGTCGCTTTACGCCGAATTTACCCGCCCCCCGGGCGAATCCGGGGCGGAGAAAAGAATTTCCACTCGTCGCCGCGGGCTGCTACCCATCGGCATCGTTCGCAAGGAAACCATGAAACTCACGCTCCGCTCCCTCGTCGCCCTTTCCCTCGCCATCGGTGGAATTTCCGCCGCGCAGGAGAGCACCCGCCTGAAGATCGCCACGGTGGACATGCAGGCGCTGTTCCAGGAGTTCAACCCGACCAAGGACGCCAAGGCCAATTTCGAGGTGGAGCAGAAGAACGTCGGCAAGCAGTTCGATGACCGCCGGGCCCGTCTCTCTGAAATGAAGCAGGAGCTGGACACCCTCCAGAAGCAACTGGGTGACCCCTCCATCGCCGACGCCAAGAAGCAGGCTCTTTTCACCGACCGCCAGGTCAAGCAGCAGCAATGGGAAGCCTTGCAGCGCGAGGCGGAAGAATTCGGAAAGCGCAAGCAGCGCGCGATGCAGGAGCAGATGACGCTCCGGATGAAGGATATCCTCGAAAGGATCCGCACCAAGGTGCAGAAGCACGCCGAGACCGAGGGCTACGACTACGTCCTCGACAAGACCGGTGCCAGCACCTCGCAGGTGCCTGTGCTGCTTTACACGAAGGATGCCACCGACATCACCGAGTCTCTGCTCAAGACCATCAACGAAGGTCTGCCTGCTCCGGCTCCGGCCCCGGTCGAGGAGAAGAAGTAATCTCCGCCCGGACGGCCCGCCTCACCAGACGACCGTCAATCCGGTGCCGATCACGCACGGCATGCCGAGCTTGCCGGAAATCGGCAGCCCAAGGTTACCCATGGCAAGCGGCAGAACCATTCGATCGCGTTCGCGTCTATTCGCGGCCATTCGCGGTTTTAATCACAGCATCGCCCGATACTCCGTCAGCGCCTGATCATAGATCGTGGCCAGCGAGATCTCCGGCTCCAGGCGCGAGCCAGCGGCAGGCTTGCAGAAGTCAGCCTGCAAGCTGGTAAGATCGTGGCCGCAGGCATGAGCAGCTCGCAACGCCGCCCCGAGGCCGGCTCCATTGGCGATGGCGAAGCGCTCGACCGGGGCTTGAAAGACATTCGCGATCAGTTGCGCGATGCCATTGCTCTGAGACGCACCACCGGTAAGCCGGATCAGGTCCGCCTTCTCGCCGATCCACAGGCTGTGCAGGCGCATGTTGAGGAACTGGCCTTCGAGCAACGCCCGCACTTGCACGGGTGCTTCGGCATCGGCGGGGAAGTTGCGGACCGGGCCATCGAAATCGCGGCGCGGGGTGATCTCGGGGCCGTAGAACGGCAGCATGCGCTTGCCCTCGTTGCCTGCGGGAGTCTTGGCCAGGCCGTCGCGATCGAAGGCCGACCAATCGAGACCAAGTTCATCGCGCAGCGCCTCGCGGGCGAGCGAGCCATTGCGGAAGCAGATCAACGACATGAAGCCGCCGGCGGGATTGCCGAAGACGTGGCCGAAACCCTGCGGATCGGTCACCGGCTTCTCCATCGCGGCGAAGAAAGTATCCGAGGTGCCGAGCGAGATGACGATGGTGCCCGGCGCGGTCGCCCCCATGCCGACCAGCGACGAAGGATTGTCGCCGGTCGAAAGCACGACCTGGCAACTACTAGGCAAGCCGTACTTCTGGACGAAGTAGCTGGAAACCGGCCCGGCGATGCTCGCCGAAGCGCCGGCGGGCGGCAGCTTCGCGCGCAGGTCCGGCGCGGTGGCATCGAGCAGGGCATCGTCCCAATCGAGCGTCTGCAGGTTCAGCAGGTTCATCCCCGCACCGTCGCCGTGATCGATGGCGATGGATTTCCCCGCCATTACCGAGCCGACGAAGGAGCTGACGAGGTGGATGACCGCGGTCTTGTGGTAGGCCGCGGGATCCAGCTTGAAGAAGCGACGGATCTGCGGGCCGGTGAAGCGCTCGATCGCATTCGAGCCGGAGATCCGGCAGACCTCGGCATTCCCGCCGACCGCGTCAGCGATCTCGGCGCACTCGGCGCCGGTCGAGGTGTCCATCCAGATCGGCGCGGTGGCGCGGGTCAGCGCCGGGGAAAGCTGGCCTTCCAGCGATTCGGAGGCACTCAGCGCGGCGAGTCGCGCTTCCAGCGTGTCGTCAAAGTAGAGCGAGCCATGCTGCTGGCCGGAACAGGCGACCGCGGTGATTTGCGAAAGGTCGAAGCCATCGGCGAGCTGCTCGAAGACGAGATCGAGCGCCTCCATCCACATCCGCGGGTCGGCGTGGACCTCGCCACCCTTGCCCCCGGGAATGAAGCCGCTGGGCGAGTGATAGGCCGGCAGCGCGGCCCCGAAATTGACCGAGACTTCGCGGACGATTTCGCCACGGGCGGGATCGATGACGAGGGCGGAAAGCGACTGGGTCGAGGAATCGAGACCAAGGAACATGGGATGAATTAACCGTTTCACCTTTCCGGCTGGCCAGCCGGAAACGCGGCATCGCGGGCCGTGTCGATTCGCACGGATTGGCGCTTGGCAGCCCCCCTCCCCGCTCGCACGCTCCGCGCATGGAGTCCCACGAATGGCGCGAACGCAGTGCCGAAGGTCTGCGCTTTTGGCGCGCGTCCCGCCACGCGAATCGCTGGACCTTTCAAACCACCCTCAAGACCGATCCCGAGTGGCACCCGATCGATCCCGTGCCTAAGGAAGTGTGGGAGGCGCTGCGGGATGTGCTGTGGCGCAAGTACCAGCGCAAGCGCTGCCCGTGGGAGTGGGTCGAGCAGATCGACAAGATTTTGGCCGGGGACGAGGAATGACCGCTTGCGAACGCGGGCTCGCTTGACCCTACGAGGCAGGTAGAATGCTCGTATGGGTCAGCCGGTGAGATTCATTACAGATGAACACGGAACACGGATCGGCGTTCTCATGGATCTCGCCGACTACGAGAGCCTGCTGGGGGATCTGCACGATCTAGGGGCCATCGTTGATCGCAGGACCGAGCCAGCCATCCCGCACGAAGAACTACTGAAACTGCTCCGCGCCGAGGGACTGCTACCGGATTGAGCTGCGGAAATCGACGCTACTAGAAACCCCTCACCACCCCGCCTTGCCCGACTCGAACCCCCGCTCATAGCACAGCGGTGCGCGCCCTTGGCTCAGCATCCCCGGCACCGGGGTGATGGTGTCGATTTCAATGAGCCGCTTGCCCTTCATCCGTGCCAGCTCGGTGCGGTGGCGGTGGAGTTCATTGCAGACCGTGTGATGCGAGGCGCCGATGGACGTCGCGATGGTTTCCCACGAAACCGCCGGGCCGCTGTTTTCCTCATGGCGGATGCGATGGACGACGATGGTGTCGATCGCCGGGTCATCCAGCCAGTGCTCGAAGGGAGCCTCACAAGCCACGCCGCCATCGAGATAGCGCTTCTCGCCGACCCGCTGGATGCGGATCAGGCAGGGCACGGCACAGCTGGCCACGATCAGCTCCGCGAGGGGGCCACTGCGCAGGATTTCCGTGCAGTGGAGGTCGGCATCGGTCACGGCGATGTCCATCACGGGCGAGACCAGCGAGGAAAGATCCGCGCCATTCAGCAGGCCGTGGAGCTTTCTCACCGCATGTTTTCCGGAAAGAAGCCCGGTGGACCAGAAAGAGGTGCAAACACCGGGGAGACGCCAGAGGGCCGCCCAATCGAAAAACGACCAGCGGAGCGAGGGATCGAGCACCGCCGCCTTCAAGTCTTCCCCGCGAATGCCCGCGGCATGGAGCGAGCCCGCCAAGGCCCCTGCAGAGGCCCCGGACAGTCGCTCCGGGTAGAGTCCCGCGGCCGCCAGGCCATTCAAGAAACCGGCGTGGGCGTAGTAACCGAGGAAGGAAGATCCAAGGGCGACAGCGAGACCGGGCGTGACAGGGTGCTCCATGGGCGGCGCGCGGAAGGTAGGCATCCCCGCCGCCGTGGCGAGTTTTCAGTTTCCAGCGGGCGGCAGGGAGGCGATGGTCCCGGCGCGATGTCAGCCACGGCAGTGAATTTCAAGATCGGAAACGAGAAGCTGGTCCGCGTGATGGACGCGGCCTCGGCCCATCTGCGCGGCTTGCTCGAGAAGCAGGGCCGGCCGGAAGGCGGCCTGCGGATCGCGGTGATCGGCGGCGGTTGCAGCGGCCTGCAGTATAAGATGGATCTCATCGATGGCCCGCGCGACCGCGACATCATGGTTCCCAGCAACGGCGTGAACGTGGTGATCGACCCCAAGAGCGCCCTATTTGTCAGTGGCAGCGAGCTGGATTGGTCGGATGACCTCCAGCAGGGCGGCTTCAAGGTGAGCAACCCGAACGCCATCGTCACTTGCTCCTGCGGCGAGAGCTTCGCGGCGTGATTTGATGTGATGGACCCCTTCGCGATGCTCGGTCTAGAGCCGCGGCTGGCGCTTTCCGAGGTGGAATTGCGCGCGGCCTTCCGCGAGGCGGGCAAACGGGACCACCCGGACGCCGGCGGTAGCAGCGAGGATTTCGCCAAGGTGCAGGAGGCCTTTGCGCAGCTCTCCCGCCCATCAAAGCGCCTGCGCGCCTGGCTAGCGGCGAAAGGCGTCACCGGCGACGAGCGCGGCGCGATCTCACCCGGCTTGGTCAATATTTTCGGAAAAGTCGGCTCGGCACTCCAGCAGGCGGACGCCGTGACCCGGCGCCGCGAGTCGTCGCTCAGCGTGCTGGCCAAGGCGATGCTGGAGCCCGCCGTGCAGCAAGCGCGGGAAGCGCTGGAGGCGGCCCTTGAGGATGTGGCCGCCGCAACCGCAGCCGAGGAATCCCAGTTTCCCGCCATCGAAGCCGGCGAGGGCGACCCATGGCGGACCGCCCGGGACCTGGCATTTCTCGAAAAGTGGCAGGCCGAGCTGAAATCCCGCTTCGCAGGCCTGTGGTGACCCCTCATTTCCAGTCTTGAGTCTTGCGTCTTCAAGTCTTGCGTCTCTTCCAAAGAATTTGCCTTGACGCTCAGAGCTACCCGGCCATTCTCCCCGCCCCGCGCAAGCAACCCCTTTCCTACCATGGCCCGAGTCTGCAGTATCCGAGGAAGCCGAGTCCGTTCCGGCGGCAAAATCAATCGTTCCGGTCTCGCCAAGAAAAAGGGCGGTATCGGTCGCCACGTGACCAAGGTCGTGAAGCGCAAAGTCGCTCCAAACCTCCAGTCCAAGCGCATCTGGGTGCCTGAGCTGAACCGCTGGGTACGCCTCACGCTGAGCGCCAAGGCGATCAAGACCATCAACAAGAACGGTGCCTACGTGACCCTCAAGGACGCAGGTCTGGTCTGAACCACGCTACCTGAGCTAAATTTTTGCCAAGAGGCCCGGAGGAAACTCCGGGTCTTTTGCTTTTGCTGCGGCAAGCCAAGGACGGGATAAGATCAAGCGTTCCCCTCCTGCGGAACATCGATCAAATCATCGCACGCTTGAGTGCGATGCTGCCTGGCATCCAGGTCCGGCAACTGGAGGCCTCCCATCCAGGGGCCGATGACGACGGGCTGTGGTTCATCCGCATACCCGGTCGCACGGGGTCGCACGGGAGAAGTCCAATTCGAGTCTTCTCACGGCATCTGTCCTTTCCTTATTCGACGCAGATTTTTACGAAGGAGAGATTCACGGGTAAGGATATGGATGAGGTGATGGAGACCGTCTGCATCGATTCAGCGATTGCCCGGCCCGCTTATGAGCACCGTTGCATTCCGCGCTAACTTCGGGCGCCCGGGCTTCTGTTAGAAAAGCGTTCAACCCTGCCAGCGCAATGCAAGACGCACCAAATCACGCGTTTGCGTAGGTAGGAGAGATTTTCATTCAGGGAAGTGAGTATAACGGTTAGGATAGTTGCCGTTCTCTCCTAACACCCCCTCTCCCCTCCCCTGAATGAAACCCGTTGATCGCGCGTACGCGCTTGCCTTGTCGTTGCTTTGTGTCGGGACATCTAACACCCACGCGGAGATTATCGCTGCCACTCACGTCGACTGGTCGAATACCGGCTACGTCTCACCGACCGTCCAGAACCCGGTGAGCGGCTTCAGCTATGGATACTACCCGGCGAATACCGGAACCACCGGCACCTTCAGTACCGCCGGCATGTTCGCCGTCACCAATCCCGACGGCCAATTCTGGAACGGGGCCGATGGCGGGAATACGCCGGCCCAGAGCCAATACGACATTCACCCTGGTCTGGGCGGTGTGACTGCAGTCCGTCGCTACACGGTCTCCTCCGGCAGCGAACCCCTGGTATCCGGCCCGGTCCGTGTGGTGGGCCGCTTCTTTGAATTGAATAGCGGGTTCACTCACGTCTTCGTCACCACGGATCCGGACGGTGATGCCGGTCCTGCTGAACGCACCACGATCGTTCCTTCGCAGGATCCTGTTCCCACCCCTTCGGTCGAGGTCACCCTTCCCAAGCCGATACCCTTCGATGTGACGCTCAATGTGTCGCCGGGCGCGACCATCGACTTCGGTGCCTTGGCAATGGACAACGCGTACTCCGACAGCACCGGCTTGATCGCTTGGATCGTGAACGGCAACACCGCGGTTCCCACCAATCTCGTGTCGAGCCAACTCGGGTCCCCAGACTGGGGCTTTTTCAACGGCTATCAGGACGTCCGCGGACTCTGCTACGGCATGGCCACCGATGGCGTCACCGGCGGAACGGATCAAACTACCTTCGACCTTACCGGCGGCGGCTATCCCTACCAATACGCCGGCCTTCTCTATCTGGAAAATGCCGGCAGCGGAAAGGCCACGCGTTTCGATTCGATGCGGATCGATGTGACGTCTGCCAATGACTTCCCCCAGGCACCGCAGCTTTTCCTGCTGCGCCACAACTCCGACCCAGCCTCGATCAACCCCGTCGCGGACGACCGCTACGAACGCCTGCCTGTAGCAGCGGTGCGCCACGCGGCCAACACCAGCGGCCAGCCTTACTACACCTTCGATCTCACCTCGCTGCCCGTTTCGCAACGCGCGGGCTACGGCTTCGCGGTCCTCGGATCGAGCGTGAATAACAGCACTCCGATCACAGTGTCGGAAATTTCCGCGGTAGCGAGCCGCGTCTCCTCGAGCGAAGTGGTGTCGACCAAGCCCTTCCTCGTTGAGTGGACCAACGGCCACCGCTACGGCGTCTCCGCCACCCGCGGCACGTGGGAGCAAGTCCAGGCAGAAGCGGCTGCCTTGGGCGGCTACCTGGTGAGCTTGGGCAGTTCCACGGAGAACGATTTCGTCGCCCAGACCTTCACGGATACAGAGGGCTGGTACATCGGCATGAAGCAGAATTCACCCGCCCCCGCGCTGGAACCGGCGGGTGGCTGGGAATGGGCCAGCGGTGAACCGATGGCCTATACCCGCTGGCATCCCGGTGAACCGAACAACTACTTCGGCGCAGGCGAGGATTACGCCATGATGCTTCTCGGCGTCAGCAGCGCCGGCACATGGCACGACGTGAAGATCGGCGGCTACCCGGAGACCTCGAATTACCGGGGCATCATCGAACAACCGACGTTGGGCGCGGGCGAGCGGAACTTCTTCGTCTCCTCCGTCCATGGCCGCTCTAACATCTTCGACGCCGGACTGGCCTCATCAACCCAAGGCGGGATCCTGCCGCCATCGATCAACCTGACCGGCCTCGGCGGCAAAGTCCTACATTTCCCGAAGATCCACGGCAAGCTCAACACCGGCGTGGATCTCAGCGGTCCGGATGGCGCGCACACTCCCGGACGCTCCTGCAATCTGAATGCCGTCGGCGGCATCTCCGGCTACGTGAATGGCAATAACACGCCCGCCCTTGTGGGGGTGTTCCTGGGTGCCGCGCAACCTTCCACCGCACCCGCAGCCATCGATTTCTCGGCGAGCCAAACCGGCGAGAACTTCACCACCCTCTCCCCTCTGCTCGGCCAGATCTTCTTCATCGGCGATGGCCTGACCAGCCAGGGAGTGGCCCAGCAATTCACCATTCCGGCAGGCGCGGAGAAGCTCTACTTCGGCTATCCGGATGGCCACACCGGCCAGCTCTATCATGGCCCACCGCTCGGCTGGAGTGACAACAGCGAATCGATCAGCGTGCGCGCCACGATTGCCCCGGACCCCGTGCCGACGATTGGCCTGACCTTTCCGATCACCGGCGGCCAGCTCCATGTCGGCGGCGGCACCAGCCCCTTCAACTTCACCCTTCTCTCCGGGGCCCTGCCTCCCGGTCTCGTGCTCTCCAGCACAGGCCTGGTCACCGGCACTGCCGGCAATGGCCCCTACAGCTTCACCGTGAAGGTCACGGATGCGAATGGCGCCCACGCCAACCGGAGCTTCAGCGGCGTGATCCAGAATCCCATCCAGGTGCCCACCTCGCTCGTCTCGTGGTGGTCCGCAGGGAACACCTTGGCGGACGTCATCGGCAATAATCATGGCTCGATGAAGAATGGTCCCCTTCCCGGACCCGGCCAACCCGGCGGCCAGAGCTACGGTCCCGGCAAGGTAGGCCGCGCCATCGTCCTCGACGGCGTGAACGACTTCATCCAGGTGCCGCACGATCCCTCGCAGGACATCACCGGCGACCTCACCATCGAAGGCTGGATTCATCCGACGGCGAATTCGGTGAGCGAGCCGACCATCATCAGCAAGCGCTCGCTCGATAACAACAACTGCACCTATGTGCTCTTCCTGCGCGGCGATGGCCGCCTCAGCTTCGCCTCGCGCAATGGCGGCGGGGTGTGGCAGGATCCTTCGACCACTGCGGTGGTCCCGCTCAACCAGTGGACCCATGTCGCCGCCACCATCGGCAGCGGCCAGCTCAAGCTCTACATCAATGGCGCGGTGGCCTTCAGCGGCGCGTATGCCGTGACCCGCCCCTCCGTCACCGCTTCCCTGACGATCGGAGCCACGATCACGAATACCTATACCGAGACGAACCCCTCGGGCCCGTTCCCCGGCTCGATCGACGAACTGGCTCTCTACAGCCGGGCCTTGAGCGCGCAGGAAATCTCCGCGCTTCATCTCTCGGGCACCGGTGGCAAGGCGCATCATGACATCAGCCGCGACTTCGCGCCGATCTCGAATCCCAACGGCTCCTGGAGCTACTGGAGACAGCCATCCAATGCCCTGACCGGAACCTACAACCCCGCCACCGCCGCGCTCATGACCGGATCGGGCACGGATGCCCCGCTCGCCTATTTCGTCAACGGCTCCTCGGTCTCCTTCAATACGAACGAGAACTACTATGGCCGGGATAGCGGCGGCACGAGGTATGATTGGTTGGGCCACCAGTTCGGCATGGGCCCGAGCTCCAGCGGCGACTACGCGGTGCTCCGCTGGACTGCTCCCGCAAGCGGCCAGTATGCCGTCTCCGGCAACTTCGCCGGGTCTGACACGCGGCCCACCACCGTGGACGTGCACATCTTCCACAATGCCGGCGAACTCACTCCCGCAGGCAAGCGCTACCTCGATACCTACCGCGGCGACGGTGTATCCCACACGCAAGTGATCACCGTGGCAGCGAATGACACCGTCGACTTCCTCGTGGGAACCGGCGGCAACGGCTGGACCTACGACAGCACTTCCCTGGCCGCATCAGTCACGCTGCTTTCGGTCACCCCTTTGCCTAAAATCGCGGTGGAGCAACCGGCGGGCAACGCCTTGGCCGACGGCAACAGCACGCTGGCCTACGGCGCGGTCACGCTCGGAGCCTCGCTCACGAAGACAATCACGCTCCGCAATACCGGCACCGCCTCTCTCAACGATCTGGCCGTGACGGTGGATGGATCGAATGCCGCGGAGTTCGTCCCACCTGTTAGCCTCAGTGCCACGACGCTCGCTCCGGGAGCCACGCTGACCTTCGACGTGAATTTCACACCAGGAGGCTCGGGCTCGCGCAGTGCCGTGCTGCACATCGCCAGCAATGACACGCCGCGTAGTCCCTTCGACATCGCGCTCACCGGCTCCGGTTACTCCGCGGTGGGCAACAAGGTCTTCGCCTGGGGCGACAACGACAATGGTGAGATCGGCGACGGCACCACCATCGACAAGCTCAGGCCGGTACCGATCATCATGACCGGAGCACTCGCCAGCCAGCAGGTCACGCAAGTGTTCACCTCGTCTTCGCGCAGCCATGCGATCACCGCGGACGGCAAGGTTTACTCATGGGGATACAACGCCGACGGCCAAATCGGGGACGGCACCAAGATCTACCGCAAGGAACCGGTCGCGGTGAACATGAGCGGGGCCTTGTCCGGCAAGGTGGTCACCACCCTTGCCATCAGCATCGCCCACACCTTGGCCCTGACCTCCGAGGGAAAGGTTTACTCTTGGGGTAACAATTACACCGGCCAGCTCGGTCTGGGCGACACGACGGATCGCACCACGCCGCAACTCGTCCAAGGTGCCTTGGCCGGCAAGACCATCACTAGCATTGCTGCGGCCTTTTCCCATTCCGTTGCATTGGCTTCAGATGGAACCCTCTACGCTTGGGGTAGCAACTACAACGGGATCCTGGGTGATGGCACCACTGCCACCCGCCTGGCTCCGGTGGCAATGAATACCGCCAGCACCTTGCTTGCCGGCAAGACCGTCACCGCGATCACTTGCGGCTACTATCACAACGTGGTGCTCACCAGCGACGGCAAGGTCTTTGCCTGGGGATTCAATGGCAACGGCTACCTCGGCGATGGGACCACGACCGAGCGCTTCTCGCCGGTGGCGGTGAACGGCAGCCTCACCGGCAAGACGGTGACCAAGATCGTGGGCAGCAATTACCATCATCTGGCACTCACCAGTGACAACCAGCTCCATGCGTGGGGAGTCAATCTCTACGGCAACCTCGGAGACGGTACCAACACGGATCGTCACTCGCCGGTGCTGGTGAACTCCAGCGGCGCGCTCGCTGGCAAAACCTACGCCCAGATCTTCGCCGGCGGCGGCTGCTCCATGGTACGGACCACCGATGGTGGGCTCTTCACCTGGGGCATGGGCTTGGGTGGCCAGCACGGCAACG from Luteolibacter arcticus harbors:
- a CDS encoding RCC1 domain-containing protein translates to MKPVDRAYALALSLLCVGTSNTHAEIIAATHVDWSNTGYVSPTVQNPVSGFSYGYYPANTGTTGTFSTAGMFAVTNPDGQFWNGADGGNTPAQSQYDIHPGLGGVTAVRRYTVSSGSEPLVSGPVRVVGRFFELNSGFTHVFVTTDPDGDAGPAERTTIVPSQDPVPTPSVEVTLPKPIPFDVTLNVSPGATIDFGALAMDNAYSDSTGLIAWIVNGNTAVPTNLVSSQLGSPDWGFFNGYQDVRGLCYGMATDGVTGGTDQTTFDLTGGGYPYQYAGLLYLENAGSGKATRFDSMRIDVTSANDFPQAPQLFLLRHNSDPASINPVADDRYERLPVAAVRHAANTSGQPYYTFDLTSLPVSQRAGYGFAVLGSSVNNSTPITVSEISAVASRVSSSEVVSTKPFLVEWTNGHRYGVSATRGTWEQVQAEAAALGGYLVSLGSSTENDFVAQTFTDTEGWYIGMKQNSPAPALEPAGGWEWASGEPMAYTRWHPGEPNNYFGAGEDYAMMLLGVSSAGTWHDVKIGGYPETSNYRGIIEQPTLGAGERNFFVSSVHGRSNIFDAGLASSTQGGILPPSINLTGLGGKVLHFPKIHGKLNTGVDLSGPDGAHTPGRSCNLNAVGGISGYVNGNNTPALVGVFLGAAQPSTAPAAIDFSASQTGENFTTLSPLLGQIFFIGDGLTSQGVAQQFTIPAGAEKLYFGYPDGHTGQLYHGPPLGWSDNSESISVRATIAPDPVPTIGLTFPITGGQLHVGGGTSPFNFTLLSGALPPGLVLSSTGLVTGTAGNGPYSFTVKVTDANGAHANRSFSGVIQNPIQVPTSLVSWWSAGNTLADVIGNNHGSMKNGPLPGPGQPGGQSYGPGKVGRAIVLDGVNDFIQVPHDPSQDITGDLTIEGWIHPTANSVSEPTIISKRSLDNNNCTYVLFLRGDGRLSFASRNGGGVWQDPSTTAVVPLNQWTHVAATIGSGQLKLYINGAVAFSGAYAVTRPSVTASLTIGATITNTYTETNPSGPFPGSIDELALYSRALSAQEISALHLSGTGGKAHHDISRDFAPISNPNGSWSYWRQPSNALTGTYNPATAALMTGSGTDAPLAYFVNGSSVSFNTNENYYGRDSGGTRYDWLGHQFGMGPSSSGDYAVLRWTAPASGQYAVSGNFAGSDTRPTTVDVHIFHNAGELTPAGKRYLDTYRGDGVSHTQVITVAANDTVDFLVGTGGNGWTYDSTSLAASVTLLSVTPLPKIAVEQPAGNALADGNSTLAYGAVTLGASLTKTITLRNTGTASLNDLAVTVDGSNAAEFVPPVSLSATTLAPGATLTFDVNFTPGGSGSRSAVLHIASNDTPRSPFDIALTGSGYSAVGNKVFAWGDNDNGEIGDGTTIDKLRPVPIIMTGALASQQVTQVFTSSSRSHAITADGKVYSWGYNADGQIGDGTKIYRKEPVAVNMSGALSGKVVTTLAISIAHTLALTSEGKVYSWGNNYTGQLGLGDTTDRTTPQLVQGALAGKTITSIAAAFSHSVALASDGTLYAWGSNYNGILGDGTTATRLAPVAMNTASTLLAGKTVTAITCGYYHNVVLTSDGKVFAWGFNGNGYLGDGTTTERFSPVAVNGSLTGKTVTKIVGSNYHHLALTSDNQLHAWGVNLYGNLGDGTNTDRHSPVLVNSSGALAGKTYAQIFAGGGCSMVRTTDGGLFTWGMGLGGQHGNGDESDINLPTAVDMSGVLAGRTLVTASMQGFHALVVAYAPPAPEIVVENEAGTALAAADTYRQDFGPVQPTKHKTAVITIRNTGDDLLGNIGATIDGAGATDFSVVSSSSGTTLTPGGTQTLTITFTPTAQGTREAVLHITSNDSDEPAYTVELEGYGTQPITEWREQFFETTENTGDAADDADPDGDGVENLLEFATGADPTESGVIETPVTRPLAGMIDFTYTRNKLAAAEVQWTVEWTDTLEGGWSSNGVSETVIEDDGTVETVVATLPAGPDGKRFVHLKVIRP